A window from Corynebacterium urogenitale encodes these proteins:
- a CDS encoding 4-(cytidine 5'-diphospho)-2-C-methyl-D-erythritol kinase, translating to MTEEQTPEEHAPLNGRSSTGESRERVSVTAVAHGKINLHLGVSDLREDGYHDLHSVFQSVSLKEQVRLVEVASGEEETMTVAGHDAHLVPTDRSNLAWRAVEAVQQLVFDAGAEVAPVSVHIDKGVPVAGGMAGGSADAAAALVAAVEFYFHRHPASNHLPAPSQQQQHAIASGLGADVPFCVLGGTALGVGRGDELASVMAGGQFHWALATDKRGLSTPKVFAQLDKQREQSSQGMRPDVRAGDTAELMRALISGDPEQLAPTLINDLQAPAISLMPSLRATLLAAKKAGALAAIVSGSGPTVAMLCRDAEHAVDVATTVSVEGKASATTTCSSPAGAARLLDGHDETSSHS from the coding sequence ATGACCGAGGAACAGACGCCTGAGGAACACGCGCCGCTGAACGGTCGCTCCTCCACTGGTGAATCACGGGAGCGAGTCTCCGTCACGGCAGTGGCTCACGGCAAGATCAACCTCCACCTTGGGGTCTCCGATCTGCGCGAGGATGGCTACCACGATCTGCACTCGGTCTTCCAGTCTGTGAGCTTGAAGGAACAGGTGCGGTTGGTTGAGGTGGCGTCGGGCGAAGAAGAGACGATGACGGTCGCGGGACATGACGCGCACCTCGTGCCGACGGATAGAAGCAACCTCGCGTGGCGCGCGGTCGAGGCCGTGCAGCAGCTCGTGTTCGACGCTGGCGCGGAAGTGGCACCGGTGAGCGTCCACATCGACAAGGGCGTGCCCGTCGCTGGCGGTATGGCGGGAGGCTCGGCTGACGCTGCAGCGGCACTAGTTGCTGCGGTGGAGTTCTATTTTCACCGCCACCCGGCGAGCAACCACCTGCCCGCCCCTAGCCAGCAGCAGCAACATGCCATTGCCAGTGGCCTCGGGGCTGATGTTCCCTTCTGCGTGCTCGGCGGTACCGCCCTCGGGGTGGGGCGCGGCGATGAACTGGCGAGTGTAATGGCAGGCGGGCAGTTCCACTGGGCGCTGGCCACGGACAAGCGTGGGTTGTCCACCCCGAAAGTCTTCGCCCAGCTGGATAAGCAACGCGAGCAGTCCTCGCAAGGCATGCGACCGGACGTGCGTGCGGGCGATACCGCGGAGCTCATGCGCGCGCTGATTAGCGGCGACCCCGAGCAGTTGGCGCCAACGCTCATCAACGACCTGCAAGCACCGGCGATCAGCCTCATGCCGAGCCTGCGTGCCACACTGTTGGCGGCGAAGAAAGCCGGGGCGTTGGCGGCGATCGTTAGTGGATCCGGGCCGACAGTGGCAATGCTCTGCCGCGATGCGGAGCATGCAGTAGATGTGGCCACTACCGTCAGTGTCGAAGGGAAGGCCAGCGCGACGACCACGTGCAGCTCCCCGGCAGGAGCGGCGCGCCTCCTGGATGGACACGACGAGACTTCAAGCCATTCCTAA
- the rsmA gene encoding 16S rRNA (adenine(1518)-N(6)/adenine(1519)-N(6))-dimethyltransferase RsmA, producing the protein MTENSDSHAQLLGPIQVRELAEELDVSPTKKLGQNFVHDPNTVRKIVAAADVTENDHVLEVGPGLGSLTLALVDSVSSVTAAEIDPRLAAKLPETIQTRAAGFAERFHVILKDALALKKSDFQAADRPLPTALVANLPYNVSVPVLLHALEEFPTIHRVLVMVQLEVADRLAAAPGSKVYGVPSVKAGYYGRVVRAATIGKNVFWPAPKIDSGLVRIDRWDDATRPWAVDDLPTGVGEPELRKAVFSLADAAFLQRRKTLRAALSGWFGSGALAEEALTAAGIDPKERGEKLSTAQFVDLAKVALNSELKAEKELR; encoded by the coding sequence ATGACGGAGAACAGTGATTCCCACGCCCAGCTCTTGGGGCCCATCCAGGTCCGCGAACTCGCGGAGGAACTGGATGTCTCGCCAACGAAGAAGCTGGGGCAGAACTTTGTCCACGATCCCAACACGGTGCGCAAGATCGTCGCCGCAGCGGATGTGACGGAGAATGATCACGTCCTCGAGGTCGGCCCGGGACTCGGATCCCTGACCTTGGCTTTGGTGGATTCCGTCTCTTCCGTTACCGCCGCGGAGATTGATCCGCGCTTGGCAGCGAAGCTCCCCGAGACGATTCAGACCCGCGCCGCTGGCTTTGCCGAGCGTTTCCATGTGATCCTCAAGGATGCGCTGGCATTGAAGAAGTCTGATTTCCAGGCCGCCGACCGCCCCCTGCCGACGGCGCTGGTTGCCAATCTTCCGTACAACGTATCCGTCCCCGTGCTGCTTCATGCCCTGGAGGAATTTCCCACGATCCACCGGGTGCTCGTGATGGTTCAGCTGGAGGTCGCCGATCGCTTGGCCGCCGCGCCGGGGTCGAAGGTGTACGGTGTGCCTTCCGTGAAGGCTGGCTACTACGGCCGGGTCGTCCGTGCTGCGACGATCGGCAAGAATGTTTTCTGGCCGGCCCCGAAGATCGATTCTGGCCTGGTCCGAATCGACCGCTGGGACGACGCCACCAGGCCTTGGGCCGTGGATGACCTGCCAACGGGAGTAGGGGAGCCCGAGCTCCGCAAGGCCGTGTTTTCCCTGGCCGATGCGGCGTTCCTCCAGCGCAGGAAGACGCTGCGTGCAGCACTGTCAGGCTGGTTCGGCTCTGGAGCCCTCGCGGAGGAGGCGCTGACCGCGGCGGGCATCGACCCGAAGGAGCGCGGTGAGAAGCTCTCAACCGCCCAGTTTGTGGACCTGGCGAAGGTTGCTCTCAACAGCGAGTTGAAGGCTGAAAAGGAGCTGCGATGA
- a CDS encoding resuscitation-promoting factor, producing MSPKKKSNLHRINNTNSTPLRVATGGMLATLVVGGGAAVAAQKDVTVDVNGEIIQASTMSSDVEGVLESAGITVGDRDQVTPALSESVGNDDTITVRSTRQVAVIIDGKQQQIDTTALTVGDLLDQLGHGEETSALSSARNQEIPLDGLDLEITSAKKFTINDGGKPGTMSLPAATVGDIFKLRGTPLGPEDVVNPPADTPVTEGMHVDVFRVTTDEVKEVREIQAPVREIEDPEAPAGEETVVEEGAAGKERVTFKVRKENGVEVGREQVAAKELQAPKERVVRVGTKKPEGPAGNTGAAAPAVGDGSVWDQLAQCEATGNWAINTGNGFYGGLQFTQQTWEGFGGGAYAPRADLATREQQIAVAQKVQAAQGWGAWPACTSKMGLR from the coding sequence GTGTCACCGAAGAAGAAGTCCAACCTGCACCGCATTAATAACACCAACTCCACGCCACTGCGCGTGGCCACCGGTGGCATGCTCGCCACCCTGGTTGTTGGTGGCGGCGCGGCCGTTGCTGCTCAGAAGGATGTCACTGTTGATGTCAATGGTGAGATCATTCAGGCTTCCACCATGTCCTCCGATGTGGAGGGTGTGCTGGAGTCCGCTGGCATCACCGTTGGCGACCGCGACCAGGTGACCCCAGCGCTCAGTGAGAGCGTGGGGAATGATGACACCATCACCGTCCGCTCTACTCGCCAGGTTGCGGTAATCATTGACGGAAAGCAGCAGCAGATCGATACCACCGCGCTGACGGTCGGCGACCTACTGGATCAGCTCGGTCACGGCGAGGAGACCTCTGCGCTGTCCTCCGCTCGCAACCAGGAGATCCCACTGGACGGCCTGGATCTGGAGATCACTTCCGCAAAGAAGTTCACCATCAACGATGGTGGCAAGCCAGGCACGATGAGCCTTCCGGCCGCAACCGTGGGGGATATCTTCAAGCTCCGCGGTACCCCGCTGGGCCCTGAGGATGTGGTGAATCCTCCGGCCGATACGCCAGTGACCGAGGGCATGCACGTGGATGTCTTCCGTGTGACCACCGACGAGGTGAAGGAAGTCCGCGAAATCCAGGCCCCGGTGCGTGAGATTGAGGATCCTGAGGCCCCAGCTGGCGAAGAGACTGTCGTGGAGGAAGGCGCAGCGGGCAAGGAGCGCGTGACCTTCAAGGTCCGTAAGGAAAATGGTGTCGAGGTCGGCCGCGAGCAGGTCGCTGCTAAGGAGCTGCAGGCGCCGAAGGAGCGCGTCGTTCGCGTTGGCACCAAGAAGCCTGAAGGGCCAGCCGGCAACACTGGCGCAGCGGCTCCTGCTGTGGGCGATGGTTCCGTGTGGGATCAGCTCGCGCAGTGCGAGGCTACGGGCAACTGGGCCATCAACACCGGTAATGGCTTCTACGGTGGCCTGCAGTTCACCCAGCAGACATGGGAGGGCTTCGGCGGTGGCGCTTACGCGCCTCGTGCCGACCTGGCGACCCGCGAGCAGCAGATTGCCGTAGCCCAGAAGGTTCAGGCAGCCCAGGGTTGGGGCGCCTGGCCAGCCTGTACCTCCAAGATGGGACTGCGTTAA
- a CDS encoding TatD family hydrolase: MSKKKSRPTAVPAPELRPLFDAHTHLYSTVNKSLRDSSYAEGIAHLMDRAQGAGLVGVCTVGDGLEETERALEAAHLHPNVWAACAIHPTRAHELDASARARLKEMAADPRCVAIGETGLDTYWIGKDEDTPALEVQEEAFRWHIDLSVASGKALMIHNREADDELLRVLADAPRPETVILHCFSSPLDVAKEALDRGYVLSFAGNSTFKRNEELREAARIAPAEQILVETDAPYMTPEPFRGQRNEPSFVGYTARVLADVRGQSAEEFAEMVTTNAHRVYGIGA; the protein is encoded by the coding sequence ATGTCTAAGAAAAAGTCGCGCCCAACAGCCGTACCTGCTCCGGAACTGCGTCCCCTCTTCGATGCGCACACGCACCTTTATTCCACGGTGAATAAGTCCCTGAGGGATAGTTCCTACGCTGAAGGGATTGCGCATCTGATGGATCGTGCGCAAGGGGCGGGGCTCGTTGGCGTGTGCACAGTGGGGGATGGGCTCGAAGAGACCGAGCGGGCCCTTGAGGCCGCCCACCTGCATCCGAATGTGTGGGCCGCCTGCGCCATTCATCCGACCCGCGCCCATGAACTCGACGCCAGTGCGCGCGCTCGCCTGAAGGAAATGGCTGCGGATCCGCGCTGCGTGGCGATCGGGGAGACGGGCCTCGATACCTATTGGATCGGCAAAGACGAAGACACTCCTGCTCTTGAGGTTCAGGAAGAGGCCTTCCGCTGGCATATCGATCTGTCGGTGGCTTCCGGCAAGGCCTTGATGATCCATAACCGTGAAGCGGACGATGAGCTGCTCCGCGTGCTGGCCGATGCTCCCCGGCCAGAGACGGTGATCTTGCACTGCTTCTCCTCACCGTTGGATGTCGCGAAGGAGGCGCTGGATCGTGGCTATGTCTTGTCTTTTGCGGGCAATTCCACGTTCAAGCGCAACGAGGAACTGCGAGAGGCAGCGAGGATCGCGCCAGCGGAGCAGATTCTTGTAGAGACGGATGCACCGTACATGACGCCGGAGCCTTTCCGTGGTCAGCGGAATGAGCCGAGCTTCGTTGGCTACACCGCCCGGGTGTTGGCGGACGTGCGAGGCCAGAGTGCGGAAGAGTTTGCGGAGATGGTGACGACGAACGCGCACCGTGTCTATGGCATTGGGGCATGA
- the metG gene encoding methionine--tRNA ligase gives MSKRVLTSVAWPYANGPRHIGHVAGFGVPSDVFARYQRMVGNEVLMVSGTDEHGTPLLVQAEKEGVGVQELADRYNRIIVEDLVGLGLSYDLFTRTTTRNHYAVVQDLFRGLNENGYMIKETTRGAISPSTGRTLPDRYIEGTCPICGATDARGDQCDNCGNQLDPADLIDPRSKINGETPEFVDTEHFMLDLPSLAEALGEWLEGRTDWRPNVLKFSLNLLKDIRPRAMTRDIDWGIPVPIEGWQDNNTKKLYVWFDAVVGYLSASIEWAWRTGDPEAWRKWWNDPEAVSYYFMGKDNITFHSQIWPAELLGYEGAGAKGGEAGPLAQPQLNLPTEVVSSEFLTMSGSKFSSSKGVVIYVRDFLKDFGPDPLRYFIAMAGPETTDTDFTWDEFVRRINSELANEWGNLVNRTVSMAYKNFGEVPTPGDFTAEDQALLDEAAAAFDIVGENLANSRFKAGITEAMRIAGRANQYIAAMEPWKLAKDEAQRDRLATVLYVALQVVSDVNTLLTPYLPFSAQKIFETLGGEGVWASQPKIVEVQDDSPRVPVGVGLPEEGRTYPVIMGDYAEQKATWARQDLTPGVALTKPKPMFQKLDPELAETGPEWAPVQ, from the coding sequence ATGTCGAAACGCGTTCTCACCTCAGTTGCTTGGCCGTATGCCAACGGCCCCCGTCACATCGGTCACGTGGCAGGCTTCGGCGTCCCTTCCGATGTCTTCGCACGCTATCAGCGAATGGTGGGAAATGAGGTGCTCATGGTATCGGGCACCGATGAGCACGGCACTCCGCTTCTCGTGCAAGCAGAGAAGGAGGGCGTGGGGGTTCAGGAACTCGCGGACCGCTACAACCGCATCATTGTGGAGGACCTCGTGGGGCTGGGCCTGTCCTACGACCTGTTCACCCGCACGACCACCCGCAATCACTACGCCGTTGTGCAGGACCTCTTCCGTGGTCTGAATGAAAACGGCTACATGATTAAGGAAACGACGCGTGGCGCAATTAGCCCCTCGACTGGCCGTACCCTGCCAGACCGTTATATCGAGGGAACGTGCCCTATCTGTGGTGCAACGGATGCGCGCGGTGATCAGTGTGACAACTGCGGTAACCAGTTAGATCCAGCGGATCTCATTGACCCTCGTTCCAAGATCAACGGTGAGACACCTGAATTCGTTGACACAGAACACTTCATGCTCGATCTGCCCTCCCTCGCCGAGGCACTGGGGGAGTGGCTCGAAGGCCGCACCGATTGGCGCCCGAATGTGCTGAAGTTCTCCCTGAACCTGCTGAAGGACATTCGTCCTCGCGCCATGACCCGCGATATCGACTGGGGCATCCCCGTGCCGATTGAGGGCTGGCAGGACAATAACACCAAGAAGCTCTACGTGTGGTTCGACGCTGTGGTCGGCTACCTTTCTGCATCTATCGAATGGGCCTGGCGCACAGGTGATCCGGAGGCGTGGCGCAAGTGGTGGAATGACCCAGAAGCCGTGTCCTACTACTTCATGGGCAAGGACAACATCACCTTCCACTCGCAGATCTGGCCAGCCGAGCTGCTCGGCTACGAAGGGGCTGGAGCCAAGGGCGGTGAGGCTGGTCCACTAGCTCAGCCACAGCTGAACCTGCCGACCGAGGTTGTCTCTTCCGAGTTCCTCACGATGTCCGGCTCCAAGTTCTCCTCGTCCAAGGGTGTGGTCATCTACGTTCGTGACTTCCTGAAGGACTTCGGCCCCGACCCGCTGCGCTATTTTATTGCGATGGCTGGCCCGGAGACCACGGACACGGACTTCACATGGGATGAGTTTGTGCGGCGAATCAACTCCGAGCTGGCTAATGAGTGGGGCAACCTCGTGAATCGCACCGTCTCCATGGCTTACAAGAACTTCGGAGAGGTGCCAACCCCGGGTGACTTCACCGCCGAGGATCAGGCACTGCTCGACGAGGCTGCGGCCGCTTTCGACATTGTCGGTGAGAACCTCGCGAACTCCCGCTTCAAGGCTGGAATCACCGAGGCCATGCGCATTGCCGGCCGCGCTAACCAGTACATCGCTGCGATGGAACCGTGGAAGCTGGCGAAGGATGAGGCCCAGCGCGATCGCCTGGCCACCGTGCTCTACGTGGCGCTACAGGTAGTCTCCGACGTGAACACCCTGCTGACTCCCTACCTGCCTTTCAGTGCGCAGAAGATCTTCGAGACGCTGGGTGGCGAGGGCGTGTGGGCCTCGCAGCCAAAGATCGTTGAGGTTCAGGACGACTCTCCTCGGGTTCCAGTTGGCGTCGGGCTCCCAGAAGAAGGTCGCACATACCCGGTGATCATGGGCGACTATGCTGAGCAGAAGGCAACATGGGCGCGCCAGGATCTGACCCCTGGAGTGGCGCTCACCAAGCCGAAGCCGATGTTCCAGAAGCTGGATCCAGAGCTGGCGGAGACCGGCCCGGAATGGGCACCGGTGCAGTAA
- a CDS encoding RrF2 family transcriptional regulator: protein MHLTRSTNLGIQIVIELANQQAKAEGSQRLTASNISSALNASPTHVAKLASRLVEIGILKSTRGRTGGITIADGALNFPLGKLIRELEGKDESIDRFISSPHCKDGDSSSKCPLASTLTAAQEKFYSHLDERTIADVLPAHISPTPEMLAAG from the coding sequence ATGCACCTCACTCGCTCCACCAACCTCGGTATTCAAATTGTCATCGAGCTGGCAAACCAGCAGGCAAAGGCCGAAGGATCTCAACGACTGACCGCTTCGAACATTTCCTCCGCATTGAATGCTTCCCCCACCCATGTGGCGAAGCTCGCTTCCCGCTTGGTGGAAATCGGAATTCTCAAGTCCACCCGCGGACGTACCGGTGGCATCACCATCGCGGATGGCGCGTTGAACTTCCCTCTCGGCAAACTCATTCGCGAGCTGGAGGGCAAGGATGAATCCATCGACCGCTTCATCAGTTCCCCGCATTGCAAGGATGGCGATTCTTCGAGCAAGTGCCCCCTCGCGAGCACTCTGACGGCCGCCCAAGAGAAGTTCTACTCCCACCTGGACGAGCGAACCATTGCAGATGTGCTGCCAGCCCACATCTCCCCTACCCCTGAGATGCTGGCGGCTGGTTAA
- a CDS encoding BCCT family transporter, which translates to MSDVSIKDRDVAVGGSATEAESSASASMNWPVTIIAAVLVLAVVVWGLAAGDSFSSFTAAALDFVVSDFGWLFMLAGTSFVAFILFIAMSKFGHIRLGKDSERPEFSTISWVSMMFAAGMGIGLMFYGTTEPLTFFREGVPGFEANDEASAFASTIFHWGLHPWALYAIVALAIAYSTYRLGNKQLLSAAFIPLIGRKAAEGPLGTVIDVLAIFATVFGTAASLGLGALQIRSGLDFNGFIEDPTQTVIIAIIVVLSACFLFSAFTGVSKGIQYLSNTNMVLALLLALFVFVLGPTVVILNYIPQSLGSYLSQFFDMAARTTNSGEETATWLNGWTIFYWAWWTSWSPFVGMFLARISRGRTVREFVFVVLLVPTVVSVIWFSVFGGSAINFEKTGQSIWGDGDSTQQLFALLHELPAGTIMSVIAMLLLATFFITSADSASTVMGSMSQNGRLVANPLVTVLWGVLTAVIAIVLLTTGGEDALSNLQNLTIIAASPFVLVIIGLMFAIARGLSNDPMYLAEKEQRTFALRQAHDRRTSQKNKGAWAKRRLLASSGADTVTTVDGQDALLVHSVETDNGTVDVIKVQDIKEIVDQAQAAAKDATQAAHAAAASADQAEAAAEAEAK; encoded by the coding sequence ATGAGTGACGTTTCCATTAAAGATCGAGACGTGGCTGTGGGGGGCTCTGCGACTGAAGCAGAGTCCTCCGCAAGTGCGTCTATGAACTGGCCTGTAACAATCATCGCTGCAGTGCTGGTCCTCGCTGTCGTGGTGTGGGGCTTGGCTGCAGGCGACTCCTTCAGCTCCTTTACCGCTGCCGCGTTGGACTTCGTAGTGTCTGACTTTGGCTGGCTGTTCATGCTGGCAGGTACGTCCTTCGTGGCGTTCATCCTGTTCATCGCCATGAGCAAATTCGGTCACATCCGCCTGGGTAAGGACAGTGAACGTCCGGAGTTTTCCACCATCAGCTGGGTCTCCATGATGTTCGCCGCCGGCATGGGCATCGGATTGATGTTCTACGGAACCACCGAACCACTGACCTTCTTCCGTGAGGGTGTGCCGGGCTTCGAGGCTAATGACGAGGCATCTGCTTTCGCCTCGACCATTTTCCACTGGGGTCTACACCCATGGGCGCTGTATGCCATCGTTGCCCTAGCTATCGCATACTCCACCTACCGTCTGGGTAATAAGCAGCTGCTCAGTGCAGCCTTCATTCCGCTCATCGGACGCAAGGCTGCCGAAGGCCCGCTGGGCACGGTAATCGACGTGCTGGCCATCTTTGCCACCGTGTTCGGTACCGCAGCTTCCCTGGGCCTCGGTGCGCTGCAGATTCGTTCCGGACTGGACTTCAATGGCTTCATTGAGGACCCGACCCAGACCGTCATCATCGCCATCATTGTGGTGCTCAGTGCCTGCTTCCTGTTCTCTGCCTTTACGGGTGTGAGCAAGGGCATCCAGTACCTCTCCAACACCAACATGGTGCTGGCTCTGCTGCTGGCATTGTTTGTGTTCGTACTGGGGCCGACGGTCGTCATTCTCAACTACATCCCGCAGAGCCTTGGTTCCTACCTGAGCCAGTTCTTCGATATGGCGGCACGCACCACCAACTCCGGTGAGGAAACCGCAACGTGGCTCAACGGCTGGACCATCTTCTACTGGGCATGGTGGACTTCCTGGTCCCCATTCGTCGGCATGTTCCTCGCACGCATCTCTCGCGGTCGTACCGTCCGTGAGTTCGTCTTCGTCGTGCTGCTGGTGCCTACCGTCGTGTCGGTGATTTGGTTCTCTGTCTTCGGTGGTTCCGCGATCAATTTCGAAAAGACTGGTCAGTCCATTTGGGGAGACGGTGACTCCACTCAGCAACTGTTCGCACTGTTGCACGAGTTGCCCGCTGGCACCATCATGAGTGTGATCGCCATGCTGCTGCTGGCGACCTTCTTCATCACCTCCGCCGACTCCGCCTCCACCGTCATGGGATCTATGTCCCAGAACGGTCGCCTCGTTGCTAACCCATTGGTGACTGTCCTGTGGGGTGTGCTCACGGCTGTCATCGCTATCGTGCTGCTCACCACCGGCGGTGAGGATGCACTATCGAACCTGCAGAACCTGACGATCATCGCTGCCAGCCCGTTTGTGCTGGTGATTATCGGCCTGATGTTCGCTATTGCGCGCGGTCTCTCGAACGATCCGATGTACCTTGCAGAAAAGGAGCAGCGCACTTTCGCGCTGCGACAGGCTCATGATCGCCGCACCAGTCAAAAGAACAAGGGTGCGTGGGCGAAGCGCCGCCTGCTGGCGTCGAGCGGAGCAGACACCGTCACGACGGTGGACGGTCAGGACGCGCTCCTCGTGCACTCAGTGGAGACGGACAACGGCACGGTCGATGTCATCAAGGTTCAGGACATCAAGGAGATCGTCGACCAGGCGCAGGCAGCGGCTAAGGATGCCACGCAGGCTGCACACGCAGCAGCGGCCTCCGCCGATCAGGCAGAAGCTGCTGCAGAGGCTGAGGCGAAGTAA
- the rsmI gene encoding 16S rRNA (cytidine(1402)-2'-O)-methyltransferase: MEDLLATAAERRPLPQGGIILAATPLGDPLDASVRLIDALGSADVIAAEDTRRTRALAEALGVTITGQIVSNFDHNETERSGQLVDYARSGQRVLVVTDAGMPSVSDPGFPLVQAAYDAGVPVTCLPGPSAVPTSLALSGLGVGHFAFLGFAPRKDGARRAFFSSLSDAPLATCFFESPHRIADTLAVAAEVLGPDRPAAVCRELTKRYEEVRRAGLGELAEWASQGLKGEISVVISGATGDSTPAVEDLVGEAEEKVRQGQRLKAACGEIAQRTGVSKRELYEAVLAARRPE, translated from the coding sequence ATGGAAGATCTGTTGGCCACTGCCGCCGAGCGTCGCCCCCTGCCACAGGGCGGGATCATTCTTGCCGCGACTCCACTCGGCGATCCTTTGGACGCCTCCGTCCGCCTCATTGACGCACTGGGGAGTGCGGATGTCATTGCTGCGGAAGATACCCGCAGGACACGAGCCTTGGCAGAAGCTTTAGGGGTGACGATCACGGGTCAGATTGTGAGCAATTTCGACCACAATGAAACTGAGCGTTCAGGCCAGCTGGTTGACTACGCTCGCTCAGGTCAGCGTGTGCTCGTGGTCACGGATGCAGGCATGCCTAGCGTCTCGGACCCTGGTTTTCCCCTAGTTCAGGCGGCGTACGATGCCGGCGTGCCGGTGACCTGCCTGCCGGGACCTTCTGCCGTGCCGACGAGCCTAGCCCTGTCGGGCCTTGGCGTGGGACATTTTGCGTTTCTCGGTTTCGCGCCGCGGAAGGATGGCGCTCGCCGTGCGTTCTTTTCCTCTTTATCCGACGCCCCGCTGGCGACATGCTTCTTCGAATCTCCCCACCGCATAGCGGACACACTCGCCGTTGCCGCTGAGGTGCTTGGTCCGGATCGGCCAGCGGCGGTGTGCCGAGAGCTGACGAAGCGCTACGAGGAGGTACGCCGCGCGGGTCTGGGTGAGTTGGCGGAGTGGGCCTCGCAGGGACTCAAGGGGGAAATCTCTGTGGTGATTAGCGGCGCGACGGGGGATAGCACACCAGCTGTCGAAGACCTCGTGGGGGAGGCGGAGGAGAAAGTTCGGCAGGGGCAACGCCTCAAGGCGGCTTGTGGTGAGATCGCCCAGCGCACGGGTGTGAGCAAGCGTGAGCTTTATGAGGCCGTGCTTGCCGCTCGACGGCCGGAATGA
- a CDS encoding dolichyl-phosphate-mannose--protein mannosyltransferase, translated as MSTATATPPAARRRPLVAALSRWRMIQLGLLVMALATRLSMLHRPTDAGTPIFDEKHYAPQAWQMWRGWSGPFIGGIEDNPGFGLVVHPPLAKQMESLGMAIFGYSPLGWRIITALTAVAVILLIASIARRVSRSDMVGLLAGTLALCEGILFVTGRSAMLDHMQTLFVVAVAYCAVRDYEQMEQRFRKVWEQGRIHNHPYGPRMGFRWWRFTAGLALGASLSIKWSGLYYMAFFGVTVVAVDCLRRYRYRVNRPIRGTLLMDCWPAFASVVILPVALYFFSFRAWFASDSSVYRHAIESGQAEGFTGGPLVQMLPQSLQNFLYYQYSVLQFHTELTNSNGHIHPWESKPWSWLVSARSLMYYNPPADDEGMRHIVLLVGTPAIWWPCVPVLLWAMWCLVIRRDIRWLIPVVGFSAGFLPWLPNIDRQMYLFYAVNLAPFVVIALALAMGQLLRYRMDPPGTPAHKYGVITLWRRHTGAVLVVAYVMLVVWNFLFFLPMYTGMPMSTMDWISRIWLPSWA; from the coding sequence GTGTCTACCGCCACCGCTACCCCACCCGCCGCACGCCGCCGCCCGCTGGTCGCGGCACTAAGCCGCTGGCGAATGATCCAACTGGGTTTACTGGTGATGGCGCTGGCAACACGCTTATCGATGCTGCACCGGCCCACCGACGCGGGCACCCCGATCTTCGACGAAAAGCACTACGCCCCGCAGGCTTGGCAGATGTGGCGAGGCTGGTCGGGACCATTCATCGGCGGTATCGAGGACAACCCCGGCTTTGGATTAGTCGTCCACCCTCCTCTGGCCAAGCAGATGGAATCCTTGGGGATGGCGATCTTCGGTTATAGCCCGCTCGGATGGCGAATCATCACGGCACTCACAGCCGTCGCCGTCATTCTCCTCATCGCCTCCATCGCACGCCGGGTCTCCCGCAGCGACATGGTCGGACTCCTGGCCGGAACTCTCGCCCTGTGCGAAGGCATTCTTTTCGTCACGGGCCGATCCGCCATGCTCGACCACATGCAGACACTTTTCGTGGTGGCTGTAGCCTACTGTGCGGTCAGAGATTATGAGCAGATGGAGCAGCGCTTTCGAAAGGTGTGGGAGCAAGGGAGGATCCACAACCACCCCTACGGACCCCGGATGGGTTTCCGCTGGTGGCGTTTCACTGCTGGCCTAGCCCTCGGCGCCAGCTTGAGCATCAAATGGTCCGGGCTGTACTACATGGCTTTCTTTGGAGTGACGGTTGTTGCGGTGGATTGTCTGCGCCGCTACCGCTACCGCGTGAACAGGCCCATCAGAGGCACGTTGTTGATGGATTGCTGGCCAGCATTCGCTTCCGTGGTAATTCTGCCCGTGGCACTGTACTTCTTCAGCTTCCGAGCCTGGTTCGCCAGCGACTCATCGGTCTACCGTCACGCCATTGAGTCTGGCCAAGCCGAGGGCTTCACCGGAGGTCCACTGGTGCAGATGCTGCCGCAGTCGCTGCAGAATTTTCTCTATTACCAATACTCCGTGCTGCAGTTCCACACGGAGCTGACCAATTCCAACGGACACATCCACCCATGGGAATCTAAACCATGGTCGTGGCTGGTCAGCGCCCGCAGTCTGATGTATTACAACCCACCAGCCGATGATGAAGGCATGCGCCACATCGTGCTGCTCGTGGGTACCCCGGCGATTTGGTGGCCGTGCGTGCCAGTGCTGCTGTGGGCAATGTGGTGCCTGGTCATCCGCCGTGATATTCGCTGGCTCATCCCCGTTGTGGGTTTCTCCGCCGGATTCCTGCCCTGGCTGCCCAATATCGATCGGCAGATGTACCTCTTCTATGCAGTAAACCTCGCGCCGTTCGTCGTCATCGCTCTCGCCCTGGCCATGGGGCAGCTGCTGCGCTATCGAATGGATCCGCCCGGAACCCCAGCGCATAAATATGGAGTCATCACGCTCTGGCGCCGCCACACTGGGGCGGTGCTCGTCGTCGCGTACGTCATGCTCGTCGTCTGGAACTTCCTCTTTTTCCTGCCGATGTACACAGGGATGCCCATGAGCACCATGGACTGGATTAGCAGAATCTGGTTGCCAAGCTGGGCATAG